The proteins below are encoded in one region of Caulobacter henricii:
- a CDS encoding methyl-accepting chemotaxis protein, with protein sequence MKLEQDASLRPERILDLSERLSSVAGEKIGEIARVNRAAKMLAINALIVAARAGEAGKGFAIVAEEFKKISTEIDDVAAALESQVRADLDELTAIGGAILGHMRGQRLADLALNAIEIVDRNLYERTCDVRWWATDSAVVACLDAPSPESVRHASQRLGVILDAYTVYLDLWICDPQGRVVATGRPDRYRAARNSSAADTTWFREAMKTASGDDFIACDIERVRALNDAPVATYATAIREGGQSQGRILGVLGVHFDWQPQAQAVVDGVRLTPEERARSRVMLLDQKGRVLASSDGRGVLTEVFPLNTREGEMGSYADGDLTVGYALTPGYETYRGLGWYGCLAQSKALTSGGEALARSVAA encoded by the coding sequence GTGAAGTTGGAACAAGACGCCAGCCTGCGTCCGGAGCGAATTCTGGACCTCTCCGAACGTCTGAGCTCTGTCGCCGGGGAAAAGATCGGCGAGATCGCCCGGGTCAATCGTGCCGCCAAGATGCTGGCGATCAACGCCCTGATCGTGGCGGCCCGGGCCGGCGAGGCCGGCAAGGGCTTCGCCATCGTCGCCGAGGAATTCAAGAAGATCTCGACGGAGATCGATGACGTCGCCGCCGCCCTGGAGAGCCAGGTGCGGGCTGATCTCGATGAACTGACCGCCATCGGTGGCGCGATCCTGGGCCACATGCGCGGCCAGCGCCTGGCCGACCTGGCCCTGAACGCCATCGAGATCGTCGACCGCAACCTCTATGAACGGACCTGTGACGTCCGCTGGTGGGCCACGGACTCGGCCGTGGTCGCCTGCCTCGATGCGCCGTCGCCCGAGTCGGTCCGCCATGCCAGCCAGCGCCTGGGCGTCATACTCGACGCCTATACCGTCTATCTCGACCTGTGGATCTGCGACCCCCAGGGGCGGGTCGTGGCGACCGGACGGCCCGACCGCTACCGGGCCGCGCGCAACAGTTCGGCGGCGGACACGACCTGGTTCCGCGAGGCGATGAAGACGGCATCCGGAGATGACTTCATCGCCTGCGACATCGAACGGGTCCGGGCGCTCAATGACGCTCCGGTCGCCACCTATGCCACGGCGATCCGCGAAGGCGGTCAGAGCCAGGGACGGATCCTTGGCGTTCTGGGGGTCCATTTCGACTGGCAGCCCCAGGCCCAGGCGGTGGTCGACGGCGTTCGCCTGACCCCCGAGGAGCGCGCTCGCTCGCGGGTCATGTTGCTGGACCAGAAGGGCCGTGTCCTGGCCTCGTCGGACGGCCGCGGCGTCCTGACGGAAGTCTTTCCGCTGAACACCCGCGAGGGTGAGATGGGCAGCTATGCCGATGGTGACCTGACCGTGGGCTATGCCCTGACCCCGGGCTATGAAACCTACCGGGGACTGGGATGGTACGGCTGTCTGGCCCAGAGCAAGGCTTTGACCTCAGGCGGTGAAGCCCTGGCAAGATCCGTGGCGGCCTGA
- a CDS encoding tetratricopeptide repeat protein → MKTLPMLAVAAAIGTLALPALAADAAFDGRVEGLARSWAHVNYEVKDKAAQANEAARLAADADALAHQYPNRAEPLVWEAISTATEAGAKGGLGGLALAKTAKGLLERAEKINPSALGDGSVYTSLGSLYAQVPGFPVGFGDAKKARAYLAKALAANPRGVDPNFFQGDFLMRQGDYAGAAAALERALAAPARPGREVADRGRKGEASTLLAEVRTKLRS, encoded by the coding sequence ATGAAGACGCTTCCAATGCTCGCCGTCGCCGCCGCCATCGGCACCCTCGCCCTGCCGGCCCTCGCCGCCGACGCAGCCTTTGATGGACGGGTCGAGGGTCTGGCCCGGTCCTGGGCTCACGTGAACTATGAGGTCAAGGACAAGGCCGCCCAGGCCAATGAAGCTGCCAGGCTCGCTGCAGACGCCGACGCCCTGGCCCACCAATATCCCAACCGCGCCGAGCCGCTGGTCTGGGAAGCCATTTCCACGGCGACGGAAGCCGGGGCCAAGGGCGGCCTGGGCGGCCTGGCCCTGGCCAAGACCGCGAAAGGCCTGCTGGAGCGCGCCGAGAAGATCAACCCGTCTGCCCTGGGTGACGGCTCGGTCTATACCAGTCTGGGCTCGCTCTATGCCCAGGTGCCCGGATTTCCGGTCGGTTTCGGAGATGCCAAGAAGGCCCGTGCCTACCTGGCCAAGGCTCTGGCCGCCAATCCTCGTGGAGTGGATCCCAACTTCTTCCAGGGCGACTTCCTGATGCGGCAGGGCGACTATGCCGGGGCGGCCGCCGCACTCGAACGGGCGCTCGCGGCGCCGGCACGGCCGGGACGTGAGGTCGCCGATCGCGGGCGCAAGGGCGAGGCGAGCACGCTCCTGGCCGAGGTGCGGACCAAGTTGCGCTCCTAG
- a CDS encoding TenA family transcriptional regulator yields the protein MTFFPQLVAATVEGQQTLASVPQIQDGLTGQISRETYIAYLTEAYHHVKHTVPLMQAARARLDDAHDRFRHALDEYIAEETGHEAWILNDIRNCGGDAEAVRNGLPREATQNMVDFAYDYIAKVNPMGFFGMVFVLEGTSVRLATQGAEAVARNLNLGPECFSYLTSHGALDMEHLVFFQKLMDEIEDPDDQAAIIEVASAIFTRFANVFRAIPHDRAVAHV from the coding sequence TTGACCTTCTTTCCCCAACTGGTCGCCGCCACCGTCGAGGGCCAGCAGACCCTGGCCAGCGTTCCGCAGATCCAGGACGGCCTGACCGGCCAGATATCGCGTGAGACCTACATCGCCTATCTGACCGAGGCCTATCACCATGTGAAACACACGGTGCCTCTGATGCAGGCCGCCAGGGCGCGACTTGATGACGCCCATGACCGCTTCCGCCATGCGCTGGACGAGTACATTGCCGAAGAGACCGGCCATGAGGCCTGGATCCTCAACGACATCCGCAACTGCGGCGGCGACGCCGAGGCCGTGCGCAACGGCCTGCCGCGCGAGGCCACCCAGAACATGGTCGACTTCGCCTATGACTATATCGCCAAGGTCAATCCGATGGGCTTCTTCGGCATGGTCTTCGTGCTGGAGGGTACGAGTGTGCGCCTGGCCACCCAGGGTGCCGAAGCCGTCGCCAGGAACCTTAATCTGGGTCCGGAATGCTTCAGCTACCTGACCTCGCACGGCGCGCTGGACATGGAACACCTGGTCTTCTTCCAGAAGCTGATGGACGAGATTGAAGACCCGGACGACCAGGCGGCGATTATCGAGGTCGCCTCGGCGATCTTCACGCGCTTCGCCAATGTCTTCCGCGCCATTCCGCATGACCGGGCGGTGGCCCATGTTTAG
- a CDS encoding AMP-binding protein, with protein MSRVLHAITRHALDRPGAIALSTRTLSLTYAELEAEIQRVATALFAFAPLVRPGAPVAVRLANGPAWVILDLALIRLGWPSLPLPGFFTPAQREHALADAGATLLVKEAEGTVAFEILGTSIAIWPCATAPVTLPTGTAKITYTSGSTGQPKGVCLSLEQMEATAAALVEAIGADYAGLHLPLLPLSILLENVAGLYPILLAGGRYHVLPAAELGLDNPFRPDLPALAEAIAAEHATSLIVVPELLRALLMVMTFTGARFPDLNLVAVGGAKVSSQLLRQAEALGLPVYEGYGLSECASVVALNTPSARKAGAVGKPLSHLLVTLDAEGEIIVSPRPFLGYAGREPHQGAVHTGDLGSLDADGFLRIEGRRTNTIITAFGRNVAPEWVESELLAQPEIRQAVVFGEAQATLGALIVPLIPDMDEAAVAQAVARANRALPDYAQVKRWQVRAPFDPAEGELTNNGRPRRAVLLSRHSDFIQAS; from the coding sequence ATGAGCCGGGTTCTGCACGCCATTACCCGGCACGCCCTCGACAGGCCCGGGGCCATCGCCCTGAGCACACGCACCCTGTCCCTGACCTATGCCGAGCTCGAAGCCGAGATCCAGCGTGTCGCGACGGCGCTCTTTGCCTTTGCACCCCTGGTTCGTCCCGGTGCGCCGGTCGCCGTGCGGCTGGCCAATGGTCCGGCCTGGGTGATCCTGGATCTGGCCCTGATCCGTCTGGGCTGGCCCAGCCTGCCCCTGCCGGGCTTCTTCACCCCGGCCCAGCGCGAGCACGCCCTCGCCGATGCCGGTGCGACCCTGCTGGTTAAGGAGGCTGAAGGGACCGTCGCGTTCGAGATCCTGGGCACATCCATCGCCATCTGGCCCTGCGCGACCGCACCTGTGACCCTGCCAACCGGCACGGCCAAGATCACCTATACCTCCGGCTCGACCGGCCAGCCCAAGGGCGTGTGCCTGTCGCTAGAGCAGATGGAGGCCACGGCCGCTGCCCTGGTCGAGGCCATCGGTGCCGACTATGCCGGCCTGCACCTGCCGCTGCTGCCGCTGTCGATCCTGCTGGAGAATGTGGCCGGGCTCTATCCGATCCTGCTGGCCGGCGGTCGCTATCACGTCCTGCCCGCCGCCGAGCTGGGCCTCGACAATCCCTTCCGTCCCGACCTTCCCGCCCTGGCCGAGGCCATCGCCGCCGAACACGCCACAAGCCTGATTGTCGTGCCCGAGCTGTTGCGCGCCCTCCTGATGGTGATGACCTTCACCGGGGCCCGCTTCCCCGACCTGAACCTGGTGGCGGTGGGCGGTGCCAAGGTATCGTCGCAGCTGCTGAGACAGGCCGAGGCCTTGGGCCTGCCGGTCTATGAGGGCTACGGCCTCTCCGAATGCGCTTCGGTCGTGGCGCTCAACACCCCGTCAGCCCGTAAGGCCGGGGCGGTGGGAAAGCCCCTGTCGCACCTGTTGGTGACCCTTGACGCCGAGGGCGAGATCATTGTCTCGCCCCGACCCTTCCTCGGCTATGCCGGCCGCGAACCGCACCAGGGCGCAGTCCATACCGGCGACCTGGGCAGCCTGGATGCCGACGGCTTCCTACGCATCGAAGGTCGGCGGACCAACACCATCATCACCGCCTTTGGTCGCAATGTTGCGCCCGAGTGGGTGGAGAGCGAGCTGTTGGCCCAGCCCGAGATCCGCCAGGCAGTGGTGTTCGGCGAGGCCCAAGCCACGCTGGGAGCCCTGATCGTGCCGCTGATCCCCGACATGGACGAGGCCGCAGTCGCACAGGCCGTGGCCCGCGCCAACCGGGCCTTGCCCGACTACGCCCAGGTCAAGCGCTGGCAGGTCCGCGCGCCCTTCGACCCCGCCGAGGGTGAACTCACCAACAATGGCCGTCCCCGTCGGGCGGTCCTGTTGTCGCGTCACAGCGACTTCATTCAAGCCTCTTGA
- a CDS encoding thermostable hemolysin produces the protein MMMLDDGAPRGSLRFDADRVRRFTSVEPRLISLHSLMQPERRRVEAYIEAAYASAFNGTIRAHYPTLMSVQDGQGRIHGAVGFRLADNGALFLEQYLDEPVEAAIHRRSGETVDRSAVAEIGSLASESAGASLFMFLALARHLHHKGCTHAAATATRQLRRSFARVGFATQTLTRAEPSRLGDGAADWGGYYNRDPEVMIGAIAPALPALTQMLMVEPPEVPDIRPRLHPAWPAELIG, from the coding sequence GTGATGATGCTCGACGACGGCGCCCCGCGCGGCAGCCTCCGCTTCGACGCCGACCGCGTGCGTCGTTTCACCTCGGTGGAGCCCCGGCTAATCTCGCTCCACTCGCTGATGCAGCCTGAGCGCCGTCGGGTCGAAGCCTATATCGAGGCCGCCTATGCCTCGGCCTTCAACGGCACGATCCGGGCCCACTATCCCACCCTGATGAGCGTGCAGGACGGCCAGGGCCGGATCCATGGCGCGGTGGGCTTTCGTCTGGCCGACAACGGCGCGCTGTTCCTGGAGCAGTATCTGGACGAGCCCGTCGAAGCGGCCATCCACCGCCGGTCCGGCGAAACGGTGGACCGCTCTGCCGTGGCCGAGATCGGCAGTCTGGCATCGGAAAGCGCCGGGGCGTCGCTGTTCATGTTCCTGGCCCTGGCGCGCCATCTGCACCACAAGGGTTGCACCCATGCCGCCGCGACGGCGACCCGACAGCTGCGCCGCAGTTTCGCCCGCGTCGGCTTTGCCACCCAGACCCTGACCCGCGCCGAGCCCAGCCGGCTCGGGGACGGTGCCGCCGACTGGGGCGGATACTACAATCGCGATCCCGAGGTGATGATCGGTGCCATAGCGCCCGCCCTCCCCGCCCTGACCCAGATGCTGATGGTCGAGCCGCCGGAGGTGCCGGACATCCGGCCAAGGCTCCATCCCGCCTGGCCTGCGGAGCTGATCGGATGA
- the gyrB gene encoding DNA topoisomerase (ATP-hydrolyzing) subunit B, with the protein MTQETEGPAEDNTGDRLTTADGSQMAAPEVMGGEYDADSIKVLKGLDAVRKRPGMYIGDTDDGSGLHHMVYEVVDNAIDEALAGHATKVEVILNADGSVTVTDDGRGIPVDIHEGEGVSAAEVIMTQLHAGGKFDQNSYKVSGGLHGVGVSVVNALSDWLELKIHRNGHSYQMRFERGDAVTSLAQTGDSPVRADGPKAGTTLTGTEVTFFPSKDTFAFIDFDRKTLEHRLRELAFLNSGVTIYFRDLRDAAPWEEKLHYEGGIEAFVRHLDKAKTPLLKMPIVIRGRKDKVEVDLALWWNDSYHEHMLCFTNNIPQRDGGTHLSAFRGALTRIITNYAESSGITKKEKVNVGGEDAREGLTCVLSVKVPDPKFSSQTKDKLVSSEVRPAVEGLVQEGLATWFEEHPNEAKAIVSKIAEAAAAREAARKARELTRRKSALDITSLPGKLADCSERDPAKSEIFIVEGDSAGGSAKQARNRDNQAVLPLRGKILNVERARFDKMLSSDQIGTLITALGAGIGRDDFNADKVRYHKIVLMTDADVDGAHIRTLLLTFFYRQMPELIERGYIYIAQPPLYKAAKGKSSRYLKDDAEMDAFLIDEGVDGAELDLPSGERRTGKDLLALVQLCRQAKGNIDRLAARAPAFAVEQTALAGLLSDRPDIAAAAARLDLYAEEGDGLWTGERGDTAYVFKRIRRGVTESVVLDDGLLNAADARRLAERAGALAEIFSGRAVFRRKDKSTTVRGPMDLVGAVMDAGRKGLSIQRYKGLGEMNPDQLWETTLDAEARTLLQVKVNHADDADDMFSRLMGDLVEPRREFIQENALDAEVDV; encoded by the coding sequence ATGACGCAAGAGACCGAAGGCCCGGCTGAAGACAATACCGGCGATCGCCTGACCACTGCAGACGGCTCGCAGATGGCAGCCCCCGAAGTGATGGGCGGCGAGTATGACGCTGACTCGATCAAGGTGCTGAAGGGCCTGGATGCGGTGCGCAAGCGCCCCGGCATGTATATCGGCGACACCGATGACGGCTCGGGCCTGCACCACATGGTCTATGAGGTGGTCGACAACGCCATCGACGAGGCCCTGGCCGGTCACGCCACCAAGGTCGAGGTCATCCTCAATGCCGACGGCTCGGTGACGGTCACCGACGACGGTCGCGGCATCCCGGTCGACATCCACGAGGGCGAAGGCGTCTCGGCGGCCGAGGTCATCATGACCCAGCTGCATGCCGGCGGTAAGTTCGACCAGAACAGCTACAAGGTCTCCGGCGGCCTGCACGGCGTCGGCGTCTCGGTGGTCAATGCGCTCAGCGACTGGCTGGAACTGAAGATCCACCGCAACGGCCACAGCTACCAGATGCGCTTCGAGCGCGGCGATGCGGTGACCTCCCTGGCCCAGACCGGCGACTCGCCCGTCCGCGCCGACGGGCCCAAGGCCGGAACCACCCTGACCGGCACGGAAGTGACCTTCTTCCCGTCGAAGGACACCTTTGCCTTCATCGATTTCGACCGCAAGACGCTCGAGCATCGCCTGCGCGAGCTGGCCTTCCTGAACTCGGGCGTGACCATCTATTTCCGCGACCTGCGCGACGCCGCGCCGTGGGAAGAAAAGCTGCACTATGAGGGCGGCATCGAGGCCTTCGTCCGCCATCTCGACAAGGCCAAGACCCCGCTCCTGAAGATGCCGATCGTCATTCGCGGCCGCAAGGACAAGGTCGAGGTCGATCTGGCCCTGTGGTGGAACGACAGCTACCACGAGCACATGCTGTGCTTCACCAACAACATCCCCCAGCGGGACGGTGGCACCCACCTGTCGGCCTTCCGCGGGGCCCTGACCCGGATCATCACCAACTACGCCGAGAGCTCGGGCATCACGAAGAAGGAAAAGGTCAATGTCGGGGGCGAGGACGCCCGTGAAGGTCTGACCTGCGTGCTGTCGGTCAAGGTTCCCGATCCCAAGTTCAGCTCCCAGACCAAGGACAAGCTGGTCTCGTCCGAAGTGCGCCCCGCTGTCGAGGGCCTGGTCCAGGAAGGCCTGGCCACCTGGTTCGAGGAGCATCCCAACGAGGCGAAAGCCATCGTCTCCAAGATCGCCGAGGCCGCCGCTGCCCGCGAAGCGGCCCGCAAGGCCCGCGAACTGACCCGCCGCAAGAGCGCGCTCGACATCACCTCCCTGCCGGGCAAGCTGGCGGACTGCTCCGAGCGCGATCCGGCCAAGTCGGAAATCTTCATCGTCGAGGGTGACTCGGCCGGCGGATCGGCCAAGCAGGCCCGCAACCGCGACAACCAGGCCGTCCTGCCCCTGCGCGGCAAGATCCTCAATGTGGAGCGGGCGCGCTTCGACAAGATGCTGTCGTCCGACCAGATCGGCACCCTGATCACGGCCCTCGGGGCCGGCATCGGCCGTGACGACTTCAATGCCGACAAGGTGCGCTACCACAAGATCGTGCTGATGACCGACGCCGACGTCGACGGCGCCCACATCCGCACCCTGCTGCTGACCTTCTTCTACCGGCAGATGCCTGAGCTGATCGAGCGCGGCTATATCTACATCGCCCAGCCGCCGCTCTACAAAGCCGCCAAGGGCAAGTCGTCGCGCTATCTCAAGGACGACGCCGAGATGGACGCCTTCCTGATCGACGAGGGCGTCGACGGGGCCGAGCTCGACCTGCCCTCGGGCGAGCGCCGGACCGGCAAGGACCTTCTGGCCCTGGTGCAGCTGTGCCGCCAGGCCAAGGGCAATATCGACCGTCTGGCCGCCCGGGCCCCGGCCTTTGCGGTCGAGCAGACGGCCCTGGCCGGCCTGCTCAGCGACAGGCCGGACATCGCCGCCGCCGCCGCCCGTCTCGACCTCTATGCCGAGGAAGGCGATGGTCTTTGGACCGGCGAGCGCGGCGATACCGCCTATGTGTTCAAGCGTATCCGGCGTGGCGTCACCGAGAGCGTAGTGCTGGATGACGGCCTGCTGAACGCCGCCGATGCCCGCCGTCTGGCCGAGCGCGCCGGGGCCCTGGCCGAGATCTTCTCGGGCCGGGCCGTGTTCCGCCGCAAGGACAAGTCGACAACCGTCCGTGGACCGATGGATTTGGTCGGGGCGGTGATGGACGCCGGCCGCAAGGGCCTGTCGATCCAGCGCTACAAGGGTCTGGGCGAGATGAACCCCGACCAGCTCTGGGAAACGACCCTCGATGCCGAGGCCCGCACCCTGCTGCAGGTCAAGGTCAACCATGCCGACGATGCCGATGACATGTTCAGCCGGCTGATGGGCGATCTGGTCGAGCCGCGTCGCGAGTTCATCCAGGAAAACGCTCTCGACGCCGAGGTTGACGTCTAG
- a CDS encoding RNA polymerase sigma factor has product MDDSDVHPLLAAYLERREDLLRHFRVRLRSEEAAQDLVQDIYLKITPPPADPIDNPVAYLYRLGTNLMLDRLKTQRRAVKRETEWRGANVDMVQGQDASAEPAADDAVAARQRLNQIIEAVNELPPAVREAFRLHKLEGLNHAETAAAMGVSRSSVEKYIMTSLKRILAKVGR; this is encoded by the coding sequence TTGGACGACAGTGACGTCCATCCCTTGCTCGCCGCCTATCTCGAACGGCGCGAGGACCTGCTGCGCCATTTCCGCGTTCGGCTGCGGTCCGAAGAGGCCGCCCAGGATCTCGTGCAGGACATCTATCTGAAGATCACGCCGCCGCCGGCCGACCCCATCGACAACCCCGTCGCCTATCTCTACCGGCTGGGAACCAACCTGATGCTGGACCGCCTCAAGACCCAGCGACGGGCGGTTAAGCGCGAGACCGAATGGCGGGGTGCCAATGTCGACATGGTGCAGGGCCAGGACGCTTCGGCCGAGCCTGCCGCCGACGACGCCGTGGCCGCACGCCAGCGCCTGAACCAGATCATCGAGGCCGTGAACGAACTGCCCCCGGCAGTGCGCGAGGCCTTCCGCCTGCACAAGCTGGAAGGCCTCAACCACGCCGAGACTGCGGCAGCCATGGGGGTCTCGAGATCCAGCGTGGAGAAGTACATCATGACCAGCCTCAAACGCATCCTGGCCAAGGTGGGACGATGA
- a CDS encoding SDR family NAD(P)-dependent oxidoreductase yields the protein MFSGKTILLTGGSGGLGSLIGTQLTAEGARVVVLDRAAPATCTEFLQHDISTVEGVEAAAAAITGQDWDIVINLAGIQHFGPFERQSPEHLLASYMVNLVAPVRLTQAVLPGMKARGRGQIVNVGSIFGSINFAHFVTYSSAKAGLRGFSQALRRELSGSGLEVTYVAPRAVRTALNTPAVMEFAKLTQMNMDPPELIARRIIEAIRGRRKDVYFGFPESLFVRLNAVFPQLIDRALSANDRKAARLFAN from the coding sequence ATGTTTAGCGGCAAGACCATCCTGCTCACGGGCGGCTCGGGCGGCCTGGGTTCGCTGATCGGCACCCAACTGACGGCCGAGGGCGCACGAGTCGTCGTACTGGACCGCGCAGCGCCAGCCACCTGCACGGAGTTTCTGCAGCATGACATTTCGACTGTAGAGGGCGTCGAAGCGGCCGCCGCCGCGATCACCGGCCAGGACTGGGACATCGTCATTAATCTGGCCGGAATTCAGCATTTCGGACCTTTTGAACGGCAGAGCCCCGAACATCTTCTGGCCAGCTACATGGTCAATCTCGTTGCACCCGTGCGCCTGACCCAGGCCGTTCTGCCAGGTATGAAGGCACGAGGGCGCGGACAGATCGTCAATGTCGGCTCGATCTTCGGCTCGATCAACTTCGCCCATTTCGTCACCTATTCCAGCGCCAAGGCGGGACTTCGGGGATTCAGCCAGGCGCTGCGGCGGGAACTGTCCGGCTCGGGACTTGAGGTCACCTATGTGGCGCCCCGCGCGGTCAGGACGGCGCTCAACACGCCGGCTGTGATGGAATTCGCCAAGCTGACCCAGATGAACATGGATCCGCCCGAGCTGATTGCCCGTCGCATTATCGAGGCCATCCGTGGCCGGAGGAAGGACGTCTATTTCGGCTTTCCCGAGAGCCTGTTCGTGCGTCTCAACGCTGTTTTCCCGCAACTCATCGACCGCGCCCTGTCCGCCAATGACCGCAAGGCCGCGCGGCTGTTTGCCAACTGA
- a CDS encoding FecR family protein: MTGQGGSTTSDTLRDDAVAWLVRVQSDQATAEDWSALTDWLEASEDHLVAFEAVERLAAELSEQAADITPGLTLAPPKVVPFRRRASPPAWFALIAAAAAIVALVTGPTLWRSYQGTPTVYETGPGQTRQIALADGTRIHLDAASRLTVRLGWRTRRVEMADAQATFDVAKDPGRPFLIGVGDQQVRVVGTEFNIRHFDRAVKVTVRRGVVEVRQPSLGSGPVARLVAGQALSHAEGTGRSIQTVADPSAAFAWTQGRLVCDDETLGQIIADLNRRYPTPIRVSESVAKRRFSGVLELGDEAVVVQRLAGYFSLTVHRTGREIELR; the protein is encoded by the coding sequence ATGACCGGCCAAGGCGGTTCAACGACGAGCGACACCCTGCGCGACGACGCCGTCGCGTGGCTGGTGCGCGTGCAGTCGGACCAGGCCACGGCCGAAGACTGGTCGGCCCTGACCGACTGGCTGGAAGCCTCCGAAGATCATCTTGTCGCGTTCGAGGCGGTCGAACGGCTGGCCGCCGAGCTGAGCGAGCAGGCGGCCGACATCACTCCTGGCCTGACCCTGGCCCCGCCCAAGGTGGTTCCCTTCCGGAGGCGCGCCTCGCCGCCCGCCTGGTTCGCCCTGATCGCCGCTGCGGCAGCGATTGTCGCGCTCGTGACGGGTCCGACACTCTGGCGGTCCTATCAGGGCACGCCGACGGTCTACGAGACCGGTCCTGGCCAGACACGCCAGATCGCCCTGGCCGATGGCACCCGTATCCACCTGGACGCCGCCTCAAGGCTGACCGTGCGTCTGGGCTGGCGGACGCGTCGCGTGGAGATGGCCGACGCCCAGGCGACGTTTGACGTGGCCAAGGATCCCGGCCGGCCGTTCCTGATCGGCGTCGGCGACCAGCAGGTTCGCGTCGTCGGCACCGAGTTCAACATCCGGCACTTCGACAGGGCCGTGAAGGTCACGGTGCGGCGCGGCGTCGTCGAGGTGCGGCAACCGTCCCTGGGCTCTGGGCCCGTCGCGCGACTGGTCGCCGGACAGGCCCTGTCCCATGCCGAAGGGACGGGACGCTCGATCCAGACCGTTGCCGATCCGAGCGCGGCCTTCGCCTGGACCCAGGGACGACTGGTCTGCGACGACGAGACCCTGGGCCAGATCATCGCCGACCTGAACCGTCGTTACCCTACCCCCATCCGCGTGTCTGAATCCGTGGCGAAGCGACGCTTTTCCGGCGTTCTGGAACTCGGCGACGAGGCGGTCGTGGTCCAGCGCCTGGCGGGTTATTTCTCTCTCACCGTGCATCGCACTGGCCGTGAAATCGAACTACGCTGA
- the recF gene encoding DNA replication/repair protein RecF (All proteins in this family for which functions are known are DNA-binding proteins that assist the filamentation of RecA onto DNA for the initiation of recombination or recombinational repair.) — MASAAILTLTLTDFRSYASARLETGGASVYLFGANGAGKTNLLEAISLLSPGKGLRGSSLAEVGRRLPGEATGRAWAVAAQIEAGEDEPVQLGTGVEAGGQTRRLVRVDGETVPPGRLADHVRPIWLTPAQDRLFLEAASERRRFFDRLVFAGEADHARHANVYDKAQRERMRLLTDAAESGVPADTVWLTALEARLAQAGGLMAQARARTLIALQAEIDGRGDRPFPQARLSLTGEWERLALAGHDLAEIELRLATALAAARPRDGAAGRALTGPHRGDLDILHVGKDRPAAECSTGEQKALILNLVLAQAARLSRADSAPNPIVLLDEVAAHLDLTRRAALADEITALKLQAFMTGTDESLFDHLKGRALGVRVCEAGLTALEDV, encoded by the coding sequence ATGGCGTCGGCCGCGATCCTCACCCTGACCCTGACCGATTTCAGGTCCTATGCCAGCGCCCGTCTCGAGACCGGCGGGGCCAGCGTCTATCTGTTCGGGGCCAATGGGGCCGGCAAGACCAACCTGCTGGAGGCCATCAGCCTCTTGTCGCCGGGCAAGGGCCTGCGCGGCTCCAGCCTGGCCGAGGTCGGGCGGCGGCTGCCGGGCGAGGCTACGGGCCGGGCCTGGGCTGTGGCGGCCCAGATTGAAGCGGGCGAGGATGAGCCGGTCCAGCTGGGCACCGGCGTCGAGGCCGGCGGCCAGACCCGGCGTCTGGTGCGGGTCGACGGCGAAACCGTGCCGCCGGGCCGGCTGGCCGACCATGTCCGGCCCATCTGGCTGACCCCGGCCCAGGACCGGCTGTTTCTGGAGGCCGCCTCCGAGCGCCGCCGCTTCTTCGACCGCCTGGTCTTTGCCGGAGAGGCCGACCATGCCCGCCACGCCAATGTCTATGACAAGGCCCAGCGCGAGCGGATGCGCCTTCTGACCGATGCCGCCGAGTCCGGCGTGCCGGCCGATACGGTCTGGCTGACCGCCCTGGAGGCGCGGCTGGCCCAGGCCGGGGGACTGATGGCCCAGGCCCGGGCCCGTACCCTGATCGCCCTGCAGGCCGAGATCGACGGTCGCGGTGATCGCCCCTTCCCGCAGGCCCGTTTGTCCCTGACCGGCGAGTGGGAAAGGCTGGCGCTTGCAGGGCATGACCTGGCCGAGATCGAGCTGCGTCTGGCCACCGCCTTGGCCGCCGCCCGGCCGCGCGACGGGGCGGCTGGAAGGGCCCTGACCGGGCCCCATCGCGGGGATCTAGACATCCTGCACGTCGGCAAGGACCGCCCCGCCGCCGAATGTTCCACCGGCGAGCAGAAAGCGCTGATTCTGAACCTGGTTTTGGCCCAGGCGGCGCGACTTTCGCGTGCGGATTCCGCGCCGAATCCTATAGTATTGCTCGACGAAGTCGCAGCGCATCTCGACCTGACCCGGCGAGCTGCTCTGGCGGACGAAATCACGGCACTCAAGCTCCAGGCCTTCATGACAGGCACGGACGAGTCGCTGTTCGACCATCTCAAAGGTCGGGCTCTGGGTGTTCGCGTGTGCGAGGCCGGCCTGACCGCTTTGGAAGACGTATGA